Within the Desulfobulbaceae bacterium genome, the region ATCTCTCTTCTGAAAGCTTGACCGGCACCTGATACACTAAAGTCCGACCCATAATCTCTGCTGATTGAGGCAAAACCTGAGGATCATAAATGACCCTTCGCTTTCCATGCCCATCAATAAAAGGCCAACCAGCACGTGACAATGTTGCTCCACTCAGCAAGTGCTCCCATTGAGGATAATAATGCCACGTGTTCTCGGCAAAATATACCGCCCCAGCCCCCTTCTCTCGTAGGATAGCGTTAACAGCCTTAGCCTGAGTGGAATCAGGAAGCATAAAAGACAAAAAAGTCGCCGAATCTCCGGCCTCGTCGACATATTGTCGAAAAGTAACACCTGGAATTGAAGCAACGGCATCACGCATTTTGGCTTTGTTAACTTTTTGGGCGGCAATAATTGTATCGAGCTTCGCTAATTGCGCCAGCCCCAAAGCACCTTGAAGCTCCATCATTCGGAAATTAAAACCTATAAAACGACGTCCCTCCCCGCCACGACCACCAGGATTTTGAACATGATCATGCCCATGATCCTGATATTCGGAGAACGTTCTCCATAATTCAGGATCGTTGGTGATCACCATCCCACCCTCACCAGTGGTAATTGTCTTTACCGGATCAAAGGAAAAAGTACCGCACGCACCAAAACTTCCTAACTTGCGCCCGTTGACACTGGCGCCAGGGGACTGAGCGGTATCCTCGATTACAGGAATACCATGATGATCGGCAATCTTCTGAATTTCATCAATTCTAGCCGCTGCTCCCATCATATGCACAGGAATAATAGCTCGCGTTTTAGGAGTAATTTTTCTCTCAAGATCAACAGGGTCCATATTCAAAGTTTGATCTATCTCGGTAAAAACAGGAACGGCCCCAATATCGAGAATAGCCTCCCAAGTGGCGACAAAGGTAAACCCCTGAGTGATCACCTCATCACCGGGACCAACTCCTAAAGCAACAAGCGCAACTTTAAGAGCAGCGGTCCCCGAGGTAACGGCCTGTGCATGGCTGGTACCGCAATAGAGAGCAAACATTTCCTCAAATTCACGAACTTTATACACACCGCGACGCTGTTCCGCGAATTCATAACGAAAGAGTACCCCGGTATCAAAAACTTCCATTGCCTCTCTCTTCTCTTCCTCTCCAAACACTTCAAAGCCTGGCATACGGACTCCTTAATAGAAAAAACTTAATCACCATGAATCGCCAGGACTGAATGACCTGGCTGGAAACAGTAATTGAACAGTTACGGTTCTGGGCTTCGGCACCTTTCTGGGTCAGAAGGTGGATAGTTACATTAAACAAAAGATAAAAGAGATCGGATTGGTTACTTTTATCCGTAATGGTACAACTATTAATCCCACCCGTTTAACGCCACCTGATAGATATTCACTACATCATCATAGGTTGGACGCCGGGGATTATTTTCAACCGGTCTTGTTACAGTTAAGGCAATTTTTGCCATTTCCGGGATCTTGTCACCAGGGATATTCAAGTCAGCAAGGGTTGCAGGAATACCAATTTCCATATTTAGCTCAAAGACTGCCTCGACCACACATCGAGCTGCCTCCTTGTGACCAATCCCTTTAACCTCACACCCCAAAAGAGCCGCGACCCGAGCATATTTTTCGGGAGCCCCGAGAAGA harbors:
- a CDS encoding DegT/DnrJ/EryC1/StrS family aminotransferase yields the protein MPGFEVFGEEEKREAMEVFDTGVLFRYEFAEQRRGVYKVREFEEMFALYCGTSHAQAVTSGTAALKVALVALGVGPGDEVITQGFTFVATWEAILDIGAVPVFTEIDQTLNMDPVDLERKITPKTRAIIPVHMMGAAARIDEIQKIADHHGIPVIEDTAQSPGASVNGRKLGSFGACGTFSFDPVKTITTGEGGMVITNDPELWRTFSEYQDHGHDHVQNPGGRGGEGRRFIGFNFRMMELQGALGLAQLAKLDTIIAAQKVNKAKMRDAVASIPGVTFRQYVDEAGDSATFLSFMLPDSTQAKAVNAILREKGAGAVYFAENTWHYYPQWEHLLSGATLSRAGWPFIDGHGKRRVIYDPQVLPQSAEIMGRTLVYQVPVKLSEERLAQIVAAAHAAALV